The Desulfosporosinus acidiphilus SJ4 genome has a window encoding:
- a CDS encoding ACT domain-containing protein, which produces MLQLSIFLENAKGRLAEVISLLAELKVNIRALSLADTKDFGVLRIIVDDPEHTTEKLRERKVVVSLTQVWVLKVPDRTGGLAEVLNQLVKHNVIVEYMYAFVERENEQARVVIRAQDQAVMEKAMRELNLPLL; this is translated from the coding sequence ATGTTACAATTATCAATTTTTTTGGAAAATGCTAAAGGCCGCTTAGCTGAAGTTATTAGTCTTCTCGCGGAACTTAAGGTAAATATACGGGCACTGTCGCTGGCGGATACCAAGGATTTCGGGGTTTTGCGAATTATCGTGGATGACCCTGAACACACTACCGAAAAGCTGCGCGAACGTAAAGTCGTTGTCTCTTTAACCCAGGTCTGGGTTCTAAAAGTTCCTGACCGAACCGGCGGGCTTGCTGAGGTTTTGAACCAATTGGTGAAACATAATGTTATTGTTGAGTATATGTACGCTTTTGTGGAAAGAGAGAATGAGCAGGCTCGGGTTGTCATCAGGGCTCAGGATCAGGCGGTCATGGAAAAAGCCATGCGTGAACTTAATTTGCCGTTGCTGTGA
- the rpoZ gene encoding DNA-directed RNA polymerase subunit omega, with protein sequence MKQPSLDKLMEKVDSKYTLVIVVAKRARSIMEEGKHEDLSKGVKSVSISLEEISKSTSSYECIPDEHSAC encoded by the coding sequence ATGAAACAACCGTCACTTGATAAGTTGATGGAAAAAGTCGACAGTAAATATACATTAGTTATTGTAGTTGCCAAGCGGGCACGTTCGATTATGGAAGAAGGGAAGCATGAGGATTTGTCTAAGGGAGTTAAATCAGTCAGCATATCCCTTGAAGAGATTTCCAAATCAACCAGCAGCTATGAATGCATTCCTGATGAGCATTCAGCATGCTAG
- the remA gene encoding extracellular matrix/biofilm regulator RemA has protein sequence MDIKLINIGFGNIVSANRIISIVSPESAPIKRIIQEARDAGMLIDATYGRRTRAVIICDSHHVILSAVQPETVAHRLSTKESSNHVEDPAD, from the coding sequence TTGGACATCAAGCTTATTAATATTGGTTTTGGCAATATAGTTTCTGCCAACCGAATTATCTCGATTGTAAGCCCGGAATCTGCCCCAATTAAGCGTATCATCCAAGAGGCACGTGATGCGGGTATGCTGATTGATGCGACTTACGGCCGGCGTACACGTGCTGTCATTATTTGTGACAGCCATCATGTGATTCTGTCTGCAGTGCAGCCGGAAACTGTGGCCCATCGCCTTTCAACCAAAGAGTCCAGCAATCATGTGGAAGATCCGGCGGATTAG
- a CDS encoding phenylacetate--CoA ligase family protein, whose product MEQQWLEGLRRTVERVLPISYYQRRFRELGLHSAGDIRTLGDFQRIPLTTKEDLRQNYPFGLFAEPMENIVRLHASSGTTGKPTVVGYTHNDIKLWSQIVADELRRAGVTPKDVVQIAYGYGLFTGGMGLHYGCEELGAVVVPISGGNTARQLMLMRDFGTTVLACTPSYALYLAESLEESGISRDELKLRIGVFGAEPWTEGMREQIEDRLGIKAYDIYGLSETMGPGVAMECPAHDGLHIDDHFYPEILDTNGNPVAEGVQGELVITSIDKEGFPVLRYRTKDLTTLHYGTCSCGKTGWKMDRVSARVDDMLIIRGVNVFPSQVEEAILSAGGFEPHYLLVVERAGNLDQLEIQVEVNETSFFDEVRELEDRQERLQRKIEEILGISVRLRLVEPKSIPRSEGKAVRVIDKRR is encoded by the coding sequence ATGGAACAACAATGGCTGGAAGGTTTGCGTAGAACGGTTGAGCGAGTGTTGCCGATTTCTTATTATCAAAGGAGATTTCGAGAACTGGGACTTCATTCTGCCGGGGATATTCGTACTCTTGGAGATTTCCAACGTATTCCGCTGACAACGAAAGAAGACTTGCGTCAAAATTACCCTTTTGGTCTTTTTGCTGAACCGATGGAAAATATTGTCCGGCTTCATGCGTCTTCCGGAACAACAGGTAAACCGACTGTTGTGGGGTATACTCATAATGACATCAAACTCTGGTCCCAGATCGTTGCCGACGAACTTCGAAGAGCGGGTGTTACCCCCAAAGATGTCGTCCAAATTGCCTATGGTTACGGATTATTTACTGGAGGAATGGGCTTGCATTACGGGTGTGAAGAACTGGGTGCGGTGGTAGTTCCCATTTCAGGCGGAAATACCGCTCGACAACTCATGCTGATGCGAGACTTTGGAACCACGGTCTTGGCCTGTACCCCCTCTTACGCCTTATATTTAGCGGAAAGCCTTGAGGAATCAGGGATTTCACGGGATGAACTGAAGCTAAGGATTGGGGTCTTTGGCGCCGAGCCTTGGACGGAAGGTATGAGAGAGCAGATTGAAGACCGTCTGGGAATAAAGGCCTATGATATTTATGGTTTAAGCGAAACCATGGGTCCGGGGGTAGCCATGGAGTGCCCGGCTCATGATGGCCTGCATATTGATGACCATTTTTATCCGGAGATATTGGATACTAACGGAAATCCGGTTGCGGAAGGCGTACAGGGAGAGCTGGTGATAACAAGTATAGATAAAGAAGGCTTTCCTGTTTTGCGTTATCGGACCAAAGATCTAACGACACTGCATTACGGTACTTGTTCCTGCGGAAAAACGGGGTGGAAAATGGACCGTGTTTCGGCACGAGTGGATGATATGCTGATTATTCGGGGGGTTAACGTCTTTCCCAGTCAAGTGGAAGAGGCGATTTTATCCGCGGGTGGGTTTGAGCCCCACTATTTGCTTGTTGTTGAACGAGCCGGGAATTTGGATCAATTGGAGATTCAGGTTGAGGTCAATGAGACGAGCTTCTTTGATGAAGTTCGAGAGTTAGAAGATCGACAGGAACGTTTGCAGCGAAAAATTGAAGAGATTCTGGGTATTTCTGTTCGTCTTCGTTTGGTAGAACCTAAAAGCATTCCTCGGAGTGAGGGGAAAGCTGTTCGTGTTATTGATAAGCGCAGATAG
- the dapF gene encoding diaminopimelate epimerase: MEFVKMHGLGNDFVFLDHFSLTPEKPVDYPKLAQKLCHRQFGIGGDGLIVILPSKVADARMRIINSDGSEPEMCGNGIRCFARYVYDRGIVSQNPMRVETLAGVLTLVLDIKESEVQGVRVDMGEPILKADLIPVLSEVEPVVEQPLEVLGQTFHYTAVSMGNPHCVIFVNDYSALDFERFGPAIEKHPLFPRKTNVEFIRVDSPKEMTMKVWERGAGPTLACGTGACASAVAAVLNKKTERTVTVHLPGGDLLIEWGADNHVYMTGPAAYVFKGEWLGAE; this comes from the coding sequence ATGGAATTTGTCAAAATGCATGGTCTGGGGAATGATTTTGTTTTCCTCGATCATTTTTCTCTTACACCGGAAAAACCGGTAGATTACCCGAAGCTGGCCCAGAAACTCTGCCACCGTCAATTTGGGATAGGGGGAGATGGGTTAATTGTAATTTTGCCATCAAAAGTAGCGGATGCCCGGATGCGTATCATAAATTCGGACGGATCCGAACCTGAAATGTGCGGTAACGGTATCCGTTGTTTTGCACGGTATGTCTATGACCGAGGAATTGTCTCCCAAAACCCGATGAGAGTGGAGACTCTGGCCGGAGTTTTAACCTTGGTACTTGATATTAAGGAAAGTGAGGTTCAGGGAGTTCGTGTCGATATGGGCGAACCTATTTTAAAAGCTGATCTTATTCCGGTTCTTAGCGAAGTCGAGCCGGTAGTCGAGCAGCCTCTTGAAGTCTTAGGGCAAACATTTCATTATACGGCCGTTTCCATGGGAAATCCCCACTGTGTCATTTTTGTCAATGATTATTCCGCTCTGGACTTTGAGCGTTTTGGTCCGGCAATTGAGAAACATCCCTTGTTCCCGCGTAAAACCAATGTAGAATTTATTCGCGTTGACTCCCCTAAGGAAATGACCATGAAAGTCTGGGAACGGGGTGCCGGACCAACGCTTGCCTGCGGGACAGGTGCTTGTGCATCCGCAGTTGCCGCTGTACTCAATAAGAAGACGGAACGTACTGTGACCGTTCATCTCCCGGGGGGAGACCTGTTGATAGAGTGGGGAGCCGACAATCATGTTTATATGACGGGACCTGCGGCTTATGTGTTTAAAGGAGAATGGCTGGGAGCTGAATAA
- the coaBC gene encoding bifunctional phosphopantothenoylcysteine decarboxylase/phosphopantothenate--cysteine ligase CoaBC: MLAGRKILVGVSGGIAAYKTADLVSRLRKLHAEVHVVMTQSATEFITPLTLRSLSANPVYIDLFEEPKVWNVEHIALAELADVVIVAPATANILAKMATGLADDFLSTVLLATRAPIFAAPAMNHAMYHHPATQRNLAILQERGIRLIGPDSGFQACGTDGDGRMSQPEEIVETLLRFFQIGNYLKGKKALVTAGGTQEPLDPVRYLGNRSSGRMGYAVAQALQEAGAETILVSAPTDLSAPRGVARVSVQTALEMHDEVLSRFEDMDIVVKAAAVADYRPAIQAEQKIKKDGSGRIIELVPNPDILAELGHKKKSQVLIGFAAETENLLIYAQEKMKRKNVDLLVANDVTKQGAGFGSSTNIVSFLFPDGRKIDFPKMSKLEVARHLVKEIADILGVKVKE, encoded by the coding sequence ATGCTAGCAGGCAGAAAAATTCTGGTGGGAGTCAGCGGCGGTATCGCCGCTTATAAAACGGCTGACTTGGTAAGCCGCTTGAGAAAGCTTCATGCTGAAGTTCACGTGGTGATGACACAGTCAGCGACGGAATTTATAACCCCGCTGACCTTAAGGAGCTTGTCTGCTAATCCGGTCTATATTGACCTGTTTGAAGAACCGAAGGTATGGAACGTTGAACATATTGCCTTAGCAGAGTTAGCAGATGTCGTGATTGTCGCTCCGGCAACGGCAAATATTTTAGCCAAGATGGCAACCGGTTTAGCGGATGATTTTCTGTCCACGGTTTTGCTGGCGACTCGGGCGCCGATTTTTGCAGCTCCGGCGATGAACCATGCTATGTATCATCATCCGGCTACCCAGAGAAATCTTGCAATTCTTCAAGAACGAGGAATACGTCTGATTGGGCCTGATTCGGGTTTTCAAGCCTGCGGCACCGATGGAGACGGCCGCATGAGTCAACCCGAAGAGATCGTAGAGACGCTCCTCCGCTTTTTTCAGATAGGGAATTATTTAAAAGGAAAAAAAGCGCTTGTGACTGCGGGGGGAACTCAAGAACCATTAGATCCGGTGCGCTATCTTGGCAATCGAAGTTCCGGGCGGATGGGCTATGCCGTTGCCCAGGCTTTGCAAGAAGCCGGGGCTGAGACTATATTGGTCAGCGCCCCCACCGATTTGTCTGCTCCCCGGGGAGTTGCCCGTGTGTCCGTGCAAACTGCTTTGGAGATGCATGATGAGGTCTTGTCGCGCTTTGAAGACATGGATATTGTTGTCAAGGCTGCTGCCGTAGCCGATTATCGTCCTGCCATACAGGCCGAGCAGAAAATTAAAAAAGACGGGTCGGGGCGAATTATTGAATTGGTCCCCAATCCTGATATTCTAGCCGAACTTGGTCACAAGAAGAAATCCCAGGTTTTGATCGGTTTTGCTGCCGAGACAGAAAATCTTTTAATCTACGCTCAAGAAAAAATGAAGCGTAAGAATGTCGATCTTCTCGTGGCAAATGATGTTACAAAGCAGGGGGCAGGGTTTGGGAGTTCGACCAATATCGTTAGTTTTCTTTTTCCTGACGGAAGAAAAATAGATTTTCCTAAAATGAGCAAGCTTGAGGTTGCTCGACATCTCGTGAAAGAGATTGCTGACATCCTTGGGGTGAAAGTAAAGGAGTGA
- the gmk gene encoding guanylate kinase — protein MEKSHGLLIVLSGPSGAGKGTLCQELLRQMPNLKYSVSMTTRLPRPGEVDGVHYFFRSREDVEAMIARDELLEWAQFCDNYYGTPRFAVEQAIVDGQDVILEIEIQGALQVKKRFPQGVFTFIVPPSLAALSERIHKRGTESEEVIQKRLATAIQELEYVSEYDYVVVNDEIPAAVDKLKSIIIAEKCRVKRKPFVFKEES, from the coding sequence GTGGAAAAAAGTCATGGGTTATTAATTGTCCTTTCCGGACCTTCGGGTGCAGGGAAAGGAACCCTTTGTCAGGAATTGCTTCGCCAAATGCCTAATTTAAAATATTCTGTCTCGATGACCACCCGCTTACCGCGTCCCGGTGAAGTGGATGGAGTTCATTACTTTTTCCGCTCGCGGGAAGATGTCGAAGCAATGATCGCCAGAGACGAATTGTTGGAATGGGCTCAGTTTTGTGATAACTACTATGGGACACCAAGGTTCGCAGTAGAGCAAGCTATTGTGGACGGTCAGGATGTTATTTTAGAGATAGAAATCCAAGGTGCCTTACAAGTTAAAAAGCGTTTTCCTCAGGGAGTCTTTACCTTCATAGTTCCTCCTTCCCTCGCTGCGCTCTCAGAGCGGATACATAAACGGGGAACTGAGTCTGAGGAAGTTATTCAAAAGCGTTTAGCTACTGCTATACAGGAATTGGAGTATGTCAGTGAATATGACTACGTTGTGGTCAATGATGAAATTCCTGCGGCTGTTGATAAATTGAAGAGTATTATTATCGCTGAAAAATGTCGGGTCAAACGAAAACCGTTCGTTTTTAAGGAGGAATCCTAA
- a CDS encoding solute carrier family 23 protein: MMNEVQINERLPLTRAIPLGVQHLFAMTGSTILVPFLVGLNPATALFCSGIGTIVFLLLTRSKVPAYLGSSFAFIASLTAFIKDQHNLGSAMAGVLSVGIAYLLIFCILRLFGTKWIHKLIPPVVAGSVVAIIGLSLTPTAVQMASSNWIIAVFTLAVAALISVYGKGFSKVIPVLIAIVAGYILAGFMGLVDSAKIVASFKTPFVLPFQSFGAIHLDITAILTFAPLALITLIEDLGHMMILGNITHTDIIEDPGFDKVVLGNGLATGIASLFGGVPLTTYAENIGVLAITKVYSSLNLWIAAIAAIILSTFNPLQVLIMSIPTAVMGGVVVLLFGMIGAAGLRTLIEAKVDFSSNKNLIIAAVIFAVGIGEPNHGIMFATLAGIFLNLILKEETGNVSNKTKQAAK, translated from the coding sequence ATGATGAATGAAGTACAAATAAACGAACGATTACCACTAACAAGAGCCATACCATTAGGGGTTCAGCATTTGTTCGCCATGACGGGCTCGACAATCCTTGTACCTTTTCTTGTAGGATTGAATCCCGCGACGGCCTTGTTTTGTTCTGGTATCGGTACCATTGTATTCTTACTTTTGACACGCAGCAAAGTTCCGGCTTATCTCGGTTCATCTTTTGCCTTCATTGCGAGCTTGACGGCATTTATTAAAGATCAGCATAATTTAGGTTCCGCAATGGCCGGAGTTTTATCAGTAGGCATAGCATATCTTCTTATTTTCTGCATACTTCGTTTATTCGGCACTAAGTGGATTCATAAACTCATTCCTCCTGTTGTTGCAGGAAGTGTCGTCGCAATTATCGGTTTAAGTTTAACCCCAACCGCAGTACAAATGGCAAGTTCAAATTGGATTATTGCCGTCTTTACCTTGGCAGTAGCAGCCTTAATTAGTGTATATGGTAAAGGGTTTTCCAAAGTCATACCGGTTCTTATAGCGATTGTAGCAGGATATATACTCGCTGGATTTATGGGATTGGTTGATTCAGCCAAGATCGTTGCCTCTTTCAAAACGCCCTTTGTCTTACCTTTCCAAAGCTTTGGCGCAATTCACTTAGATATAACAGCTATTCTTACGTTCGCCCCCTTGGCTCTCATTACTCTGATTGAAGATTTGGGTCATATGATGATCCTAGGAAACATTACTCATACAGATATCATCGAAGATCCCGGTTTTGATAAGGTTGTCCTCGGAAACGGCCTGGCAACAGGCATAGCCAGTTTATTCGGGGGAGTTCCACTCACAACCTATGCGGAAAATATTGGAGTATTAGCGATTACGAAGGTATATAGCTCCTTGAATCTCTGGATTGCCGCTATCGCAGCCATTATTCTAAGTACCTTCAATCCCTTACAGGTATTGATCATGTCCATTCCAACCGCAGTTATGGGCGGCGTAGTGGTCCTATTATTCGGAATGATCGGCGCAGCCGGACTCCGCACGCTGATCGAAGCGAAAGTTGATTTTTCATCAAACAAAAACCTTATTATTGCAGCAGTGATCTTTGCTGTCGGAATCGGAGAGCCTAATCACGGAATCATGTTTGCTACTCTGGCAGGGATCTTCTTAAATCTTATTCTCAAGGAAGAAACAGGCAACGTCTCAAATAAGACTAAACAAGCTGCCAAGTAG
- the metK gene encoding methionine adenosyltransferase has translation MAKRLFTSESVTEGHPDKICDQISDAILDAIFTQDPNARVACEAMVTTGLVLVSGEITTSCYVDIPHVVRETVREVGYTRAKYGFDADTCAVLTSIGEQSADIALGVNQALESKTGEMSDLDIEAIGAGDQGMMFGYATNETESYMPVPIDLAHRLARRLTEVRKSEFLSYLRPDGKTQVTVEYDGDKPVRVDTIVISTQHHPDVTQEQIRRDLLQHVIYPTVPKELLNEDTKYFINPTGRFVIGGPQGDCGLTGRKIIVDTYGGMARHGGGAFSGKDPTKVDRSAAYAARYVAKNVVAAGFADRCEIQIAYAIGVARPVSVSVETFGTGKLPDEKIVELVMKTFDLRPAGIIKNLDLRRPIYRQTAAYGHFGRTDLDLPWERTDKVEALKKLAGL, from the coding sequence ATGGCCAAAAGGTTATTTACCTCAGAGTCCGTAACTGAAGGGCATCCCGATAAGATTTGCGATCAGATATCGGATGCTATTTTGGATGCGATTTTTACTCAAGATCCTAATGCAAGGGTTGCTTGTGAAGCCATGGTTACTACAGGTTTAGTTCTTGTCAGTGGTGAAATCACAACATCCTGTTATGTGGATATTCCGCATGTTGTCCGCGAAACAGTACGGGAAGTGGGCTATACACGTGCTAAATATGGTTTTGATGCTGATACCTGTGCAGTTTTAACCTCCATCGGAGAACAATCGGCAGATATTGCCTTAGGTGTAAACCAAGCCTTGGAGTCAAAAACCGGGGAAATGTCGGATCTTGACATTGAAGCCATCGGTGCCGGTGACCAAGGAATGATGTTTGGCTATGCAACCAATGAGACTGAAAGCTATATGCCTGTACCCATTGACTTAGCTCATCGTTTGGCACGCCGTTTAACAGAAGTCCGTAAATCGGAATTTTTAAGTTATTTGCGCCCGGACGGCAAAACCCAAGTTACCGTAGAATACGATGGAGACAAGCCGGTTCGTGTTGATACCATCGTGATTTCTACCCAACACCATCCGGATGTCACCCAAGAACAAATTCGCCGGGATTTGCTCCAGCACGTAATTTATCCCACGGTCCCCAAGGAATTGCTTAATGAAGATACAAAATACTTTATTAATCCTACCGGACGTTTTGTTATTGGAGGACCACAAGGGGATTGTGGTTTAACAGGGCGGAAAATTATCGTAGATACCTATGGCGGCATGGCTCGCCATGGAGGAGGCGCTTTTTCCGGAAAGGATCCCACAAAGGTTGACCGTTCCGCCGCTTATGCGGCACGGTATGTGGCGAAAAACGTGGTAGCAGCCGGATTTGCAGACCGTTGTGAAATTCAGATCGCTTACGCCATCGGTGTAGCCCGTCCGGTCTCAGTTTCCGTTGAAACCTTCGGAACAGGAAAGCTGCCGGATGAGAAAATCGTTGAATTAGTGATGAAGACCTTTGATCTCCGCCCAGCGGGAATCATTAAAAATTTGGATCTTCGCCGCCCGATTTATCGCCAGACGGCTGCTTATGGGCATTTCGGCAGAACAGACCTTGACCTTCCCTGGGAAAGAACCGATAAAGTAGAAGCTTTAAAAAAGCTTGCCGGTTTATAA
- a CDS encoding YicC/YloC family endoribonuclease: MAYSMTGFGRGEASGSGYQFSVELKAVNHRFLEIVVRLPRNFVGFEERVRKILQEKFKRGRIEVHINIVETEGKMRLAKVDKELALSYDKALKDLASALHTAYDADIYRLVALPEVLSVQEPEVEPDTLWSECAKALLKAAEGFGQMRRAEGEKLTVDLLQRLDQLTEHMHLISERAPHVVTEYQERLQERIQTLLGGVELDPVRLANEVAYFADRASITEELVRFDSHLAQSREALRSYDSVGRKLDFLVQEMNREINTIGSKANDLIIGKQVVIVKSELEKVREQIQNLE; this comes from the coding sequence ATGGCGTATAGCATGACGGGATTTGGACGAGGGGAAGCAAGCGGCAGCGGTTATCAGTTTTCTGTGGAGTTGAAGGCCGTCAATCATCGCTTCTTAGAAATTGTTGTTCGTTTACCGCGTAATTTTGTCGGGTTCGAAGAACGCGTCCGCAAAATTTTACAAGAAAAATTCAAACGTGGGCGGATAGAAGTACATATCAATATCGTGGAAACTGAAGGAAAAATGAGATTAGCGAAGGTTGACAAAGAATTGGCGCTGTCGTATGATAAGGCATTGAAGGATCTCGCTTCAGCTCTTCATACGGCCTATGATGCGGATATTTACCGATTAGTGGCTTTACCCGAGGTGCTTTCAGTTCAGGAACCGGAAGTCGAACCGGATACCTTGTGGAGTGAATGTGCAAAGGCACTCTTGAAAGCTGCCGAAGGTTTCGGGCAAATGCGCCGTGCTGAAGGAGAAAAGCTAACTGTCGATCTTTTGCAAAGATTAGATCAGCTGACAGAGCATATGCATCTAATTTCTGAACGCGCGCCTCATGTTGTGACCGAATATCAGGAGCGGCTACAGGAACGGATCCAAACCTTATTAGGCGGTGTAGAATTAGATCCTGTTCGCTTAGCAAATGAAGTTGCCTATTTTGCAGATCGCGCTTCAATTACAGAGGAACTGGTTCGTTTTGACAGCCATTTGGCTCAGAGTCGTGAGGCTCTGCGCAGCTATGATTCTGTTGGACGTAAACTGGACTTTTTGGTTCAAGAAATGAACCGCGAAATTAATACCATCGGTTCTAAAGCTAATGATTTGATTATCGGAAAACAGGTTGTCATTGTCAAAAGCGAACTTGAGAAAGTGCGCGAGCAGATTCAAAATTTAGAGTAA